ACAAATtatcttaattaatttttcatcatGTCCAAGTTAGAACGCAATGAAATTCTACTTTTATTTGATGTCGATGGTACTCTTACATTTCCACGTACCGTCATTACACCCGAATTCGAAGAATTCTTTTACTCCAAAGTACAACCCCGAGCAACAATTGGCATTGTTGGTGGTTCTGATTTGGAAAAGATGTTCGAACAATTGAATGGTAAGAAGATTTTAGAGAAATTCGACTTTATATTCCCAGAAAATGGTCTGGTTCAGATCGAAGCTGGCAAAGAAGTTGGCAAGCAATCCATTCAAGAGCATTTGGGTGAGAAAACTTTGCAACGGTTCATCAACTACGTTTTGAGATATCTCTCCGAATTGGAATTGCCAATTAAGAGAGGAACATTCCTCGAATTTCGCAATGGCATGATGAATATCTGTCCAATCGGCCGTCAATGCACCAGAGAAGAGCGAAATATGTTTGCCGAATATGATAACCAACATGGCGTACGAAAGGCAATGATAAACGCTCTGACGCGTGAATTCAGTGACATTGATCTGACCTATAGCATTGGGGGACAGAtaagttttgatgtttttccaCATGGGTGGGATAAGACCTATTGCCTTCGACACATCGAAAAATTCCACAATTTCGAAGAGATTCACTTCTTCGGCGATAAGACCGAACCAGGCGGCAATGATTACGAGATCTTTGTTGATCCACGGACAATTGAACATAAAGTTGAAACTCCCGATGATACTAGAAGAATTCTAACCGAACTACTCGGTCTGTAAAAACGGATTTAATGTCAAACAAAACTATTTAACTGCATTTGCTAGCATTTGAGAAACACAAACATTCTAATAGAAAAtcgctttaatttttattaagtttataaaaataaaactatacttttaaaaactatgttgttttcatttaatcTGTGTCCATATCAGAATCAGATTCGGAGCTTTCGTCGTCGTCACTATTCTCTGATGAAGAACTTCCATCACTATCGGAATCAATCCAATCATGAGGATTCGAGTTATTAGGAATGATTGTTTTCCATGCGCCTAGTTTGTGCAGGTCCAGAGAATAGAAATCATTGTATGTGTATTGCTTGTTATCTTCTTCGAATATTCCACCAAACATGTAGAGTGTTCCTTTACAAACACAAAGTCCTGGGTTCATTCTCGGTGAAGGGCCAGTTTTGGACGGAGTTTTAAATAAACTAGGCATTTTTGGGGCAGCTGAAGATGAACCACCAACTGTGATGGTAAAAACACCGTCTGTGGTAGTTTGTGCTGGAGCACTTGAATCGTCTTCCTTCATGTCTTCATCATTTGTCTTTGACTTTGAGGCTTTTCCGATTTCAAGAAGTCGCCACGCAGGTGAAGCAAGATCAAGACTGTAAAGATCACAACCGAATTGACCACGTAGATCTTCCTCATCTTCTTCGGTATCCATAACCCCACCAAAACAGTATGCTTTGTTGGTTGCAGCTACAGCACATCCGACACTGCTTCGAGGTAAAGGATTTATTCCACCAGACTTGACAGTCGCCCACTTGAATTTTTCGTTTGGTGATGTTtctaaaagcaaaaaataaaagttagttttttattttaagtttttttttcaaatatgtaatGAAGGAAATGCAAAGAAGGGTATTTTGAACAACATAAGATAGACATTATAAGACGATTTTAGTATCGACAAAATCTAGGAAAGTGCAAAAGATAAGATATCGAATAACAAAATAACCAGTTAAAATAACTAGTTT
This DNA window, taken from Episyrphus balteatus chromosome 2, idEpiBalt1.1, whole genome shotgun sequence, encodes the following:
- the LOC129910689 gene encoding phosphomannomutase, with amino-acid sequence MSKLERNEILLLFDVDGTLTFPRTVITPEFEEFFYSKVQPRATIGIVGGSDLEKMFEQLNGKKILEKFDFIFPENGLVQIEAGKEVGKQSIQEHLGEKTLQRFINYVLRYLSELELPIKRGTFLEFRNGMMNICPIGRQCTREERNMFAEYDNQHGVRKAMINALTREFSDIDLTYSIGGQISFDVFPHGWDKTYCLRHIEKFHNFEEIHFFGDKTEPGGNDYEIFVDPRTIEHKVETPDDTRRILTELLGL